In Prochlorococcus marinus CUG1435, the genomic window GAAATAAAACAAATAAAGGTAAAGAATCAATTATTCTCGCAGCAGAATCCAGCTTCCATGGAAGGACGCTTGCAGCCTTGAGTGCCACTGGACAACCAAAATATCAAAAAGGTTTCGAACCAATGATTCAAGGGTTCAAATTTTTTAAATTTAACAATTTTGATTCGGTAAAAAAATTATTTGAAGAGTGTGAAAATAATGATCAAAAAATTTCCGGAGTTTTAGTTGAACCCATACAAGGTGAAGGCGGCGTAATTCCTGGAAGTAAAATATTTTTTAAAAGCCTGAGAGAAATATGTGATAAATATAATTCTCTTCTCATTTTAGATGAGGTCCAAAGTGGAGTAGGTCGAACTGGGAAAATGTGGGGTTATGAGAATTTAGGAATTGAACCTGATGGATTCACCCTTGCTAAAGGATTAGGAGGAGGTCATGCAATTGGAGCATTATTGGTAAAAGAAAAAGCCAACATTTTTTCTCCAGGGGATCATGCTAGCACTTTTGGAGGGAACCCATTTGCTTGTAAAGCTGCCCTAACTGTATTAGAAGAAATAAATAGAAGAAATATTATCAATAATGTTTATCTAAGAGGGGAACAATTAAGTGCTGGGTTTGAAGAATTGTCAAAAAAATTTCCAAATATTATTAGCGGGAAAAGAGGTTTAGGTTTAATACAAGGTCTTGTGATCAATGATGATTATGCTGATGCAAAAAACATTACTTTAAAAGCTTTTGATAAAGGATTACTGGTAGTTCCTGCAGGAGGAAATGTTGTAAGAATTGTCCCACCATTAGTTATTTCTCGAAGAGAAATTAATATTCTTTTAAATAAGCTAAATTCAATTTTTGAAGAGTTATAGCAATTTAAATTTTGAAAAATGCAAATTTAAAAACTTTTGAATTGTTATCTCCTAAATATGAAAGGGATAATATCAAGTTAGGTTTATCAAGAATTAAAAAAGCACTACAAGAACTTGGTAATCCTTGCAAGAATATCCCTGCCATACAGATTATTGGAACCAATGGGAAAGGATCAATCGCGGCATATTTAGAAAGTATACTTTTTGAAGCCAAAAGGAATTTCGGTGTAACTACATCTCCTCATCTTTTAGATGTATGCGAGAGGATTAGAATTAATAAAAAAAATATCAACAAAAATGATTTTGAAAAAATCTATAGATTAATAGAAAAAAATTTTTCAACATTTGAATTAACTCCTTTTGAAAAAATCATTTGCTGCGCACTAAATTTTTTTGACCATCAAAAAGTTGAATTACTTATTCTTGAAGCTGGCTTAGGGGGACGATTAGACGCGACAACAGCCCATAAATCTAGACCAATAATTGCTATTGGGAATATTGGCTTAGACCATCAAGAATTTCTTGGAGATACGATTGAAAAAATTGCCGAAGAAAAATTAGCAGTTATTGAAAAAAACTCAATTGTCATCTCATGCAAACAAAATAGTCAAGTTGAAAATTTAATAACCAAAAAAGTTAAAAAGGTTGGAGCAGAAATTATTTGGAAAGATTCAATTACAAACAGCTATGAGCTTGGATTAAAAGGAATTTTTCAAAAGGAAAATGCTTCTGTAGCTGTTGGAGCAATTGAAGCGCTGAATAATTTAGGATTTAATATTAAAGAAAAACACATATCTGAAGGTCTTAAAAAGACAACTTGGAACGGAAGGCTAGAAATAATAAATTATTTCAACAAAGAAATTCTTGTAGATTGTGCGCACAATTATCCTGCTGCAAAAGCACTCTCTCATGAGCGAAGCAATTGGAAGAATGAAGATAAAGGAATTTATTGGATTTTAGGTGTCCAAAGACAAAAAGATATTTACGCAATATTAAAAACACTTCTAAAGAAAAATGATCACTTATTACTTGTGCCAGTTCCAAACCAACCTAGTTGGCAATTAAATGATCTGTCTCAGATTAAAGAAATTGACTTCCAAAAAACAATTGAATTTAAAACATTTGAACTTGCCATTGAGTATTTATTTTCTTTAAAAAAATGGCCGACTAATCATCCTGTTCTAACAGGTTCTATTTTTTTAGTTGCCGAATTTATTAAATTTGCGAATAAACAGAAATGTTAAATTTTAAATTGTTCTTTTACTTCCCAACCTTCCAATTTTCCTGGATTTAATAGCCCTTTAGGATCAAATCTTAATTTCGCTTTTACTTGATCTGCATCCACCACTCCGAGACCTCCTCCTTCAACTGTTAAAACATGAGGATTAAAAATAAACGCACCAAGTTTCTTGCAATCTTCCATTATTTCTTTTAATTCTTCTGCCCCATTCCACTTAAATACAGGCAAAGCCGCTAATCGCGGTGATCCTTGTTGAGAAACTGCCTCTAAATGCCAAAGAACTTTTTTACCCCATTTTTTTCTCAAAAAATTAATTAATTCTATTTCATTGTTAAGTGGCAAAAGCATCTGTAAATACGTCCAATTTTTATCCCTAGACCTCATATGAAGAGTTGTATGATTCCATACAACTTCAGAAATTCCATTCACGAGCTTTTCTTCTTCCCCAAGTAGGGCAGATTTAACTTTAAATTTTTTACAAATTAGATCTATGGTTTTTATTCCTCCAAGAGTAGATTGTATTAATATCTTGTGACTTCTAGATTTACCTTTAAACCATTTTGGCATTTGATCTACAATTTCTTCTTCAAGAATTGCTCCTAATTTCAGATCAATTGCTGCGCTAGTAAGAGTTTTTAATATTTCTATTGTTTTTTCAAATTCAATACAGTCGATAACTAATGAGTACCACTTACGTTTGATATCAGTAGCAAGTAATAAAGAAGTAATTATTCCATTAGTCCCATAAGCATGATTAAGAGGTTCGGATTCTTCAGCATCAAATTTTAATAATGCAGGTTTTTCATTCATCGTTACTGCCTCTAAACCAATAAGATTTCCTGGATCTCTTAAAAATCCCCATCTAATGGAACCAATACCTCCTGATCCACCTGCAATAAAACCTCCAATTGTTGCAGTTTTCCAAGTACTAGGAAGCAATCTCAATTCTCTACCATATTTCTCTAATTGTTTATTCAAATCTCCCATAACACAGCCAGACTGTACTTTTACAAAGCCTGTATCTGGATCAAATTCTTCTAACTTATTAAAGTGACTCATCTGCATTACAACTCCTTTAAATAATGGGACAGCTTGTCCATAATTACCTGTACCTGATCCCCTTAAAGTAAGTGGGATAGATAATTCCCAACAAATTTCTGCTACTTCCCTTACCGCTTTGTGATCAATAGGTCTCACCACCAAATCAGCAATACATTCGTCTAATTTTTTAGTAAGGATTGGAGAGTAGTTATAAAAATCTTTTGAAAGTCTTTTTACATCGGATTTATTTTCAATGATCTCTAAGTTTTTGACTCCTCTAAATTTGTCTAAAAATTTGAGACTATTTGATGTCATTAATAAAAATTTTTGTGCTTTGTATATAAATTAGCCAATTAGCGATATAAATCGCCGTTTATAAATACTTTTCTCTTCAAATTGCTCGAAAAAACATCTGCCCATCTTTGTGCATCTAAAATCACAAAATCAGCAGGACAACCTTTTTTAATTAGACCATCCCATTTTAAATTTAATAATCTGCTTGGAGCTAAAAAAATAGAAGATAGAGTCATTCTCTCCCAGGGGTTTAGTTGAAGCATAGGCATCGAGCAAGACAACATATAAAAAGGGTCAAAATTACCAAATGGGTACCAAGGGTCTTGAACATTATCACTACCAAGAGATACATCCACATGTGATTTTTGTAATTGCTTTATTGGCGCAACTGGTCTTTTTAATGAAGTAGTTTTATTACTTCGATTGAGGAGCCAAAAATTTGTTAAGGGTAAAGCAATAACCTTAATATTTTTCTCGGCCATTTTTTCTCCTAAATTTAAAATCTCTCTATTACTTAGAAAAATAAGACTACTCAAATGACTACAAGTGATCGGTATACTATTAATTTTTAAATTTTCGATTGTTTCTAATAAAACTTTTATTCCCGCTCCAGGTTCAATAATTGATTCATCAATATGTAAATCAATTTCTAATTTATATTTACTTGCAAGAAGAAGCATCTTTGCTAGAAATTTGCTTGTATTTTTTTTATTGAAAGGAGGAACAATAACACCTCCTAAAATACCTCCATTAGAGGAAAATATTTTTGCCAAATCTTCTCCATCATTTGTATCCCAGAATTCCACTGGAGCTAGAGCAACGTATTGTAGAGTCAACTCAGATGAAAATTTTTTTTGTAATTTAAAAAGTTCAATCCAAATTTCAATAGATTGACCTTTATATGTATCGATATGACTTCTAATCGCTCGGTATCCATTTTGTATAGCAAGTTTTAATGATTTCTCAACTCTTTCAAGAACCTTATCTGTAGTTCTAGTTTTATGTTCTTCAAGATTTACTGATAATGCTCCTTCATAGTTTGATTCCAGATTAGGAAATTCTGGCCAGGTAAAAGATTTATCAAAATGCGAATGCGTTTCAACAAATCTTGGGAATAAAATATTTTTTGGTTTTGTAACTTTATTTTTTAAAGGCTTTAACCCAGAAACAAATCCATCCTCCCAACTGATGGAAACTGAACATAAATCCTCTAAATCAATAATGAGGTTATCAAAATCCTCAATTGAACAAAGGCTTCTGGGAATAAGAACCTCAGCAGTGCCGGAATTACTCAAAATTTTTAAATTTTTTTTTATTTTAAAACATAAGAAAACTTTACTGACTTAAAAAATAATTCAAATTTCGCTAAAAGATAAAATAACTATGAAAAATTACCCTTGAGTTGTTAAATTTATAAATGTGAGGCGGGCGTCGCCAAGTGGTTAAGGCAGCGGCTTGTGGCGCCGCTATTCGGGGGTTCGAATCCCCTCGCTCGCCCTCAAAAAATTGCAGCAAAATTATTTAATTTGTAATTTTGACTTAAAGAATCATAAAAAATTTCTAGCAAAGTGCTAACAAAAACAAAACAAGACGAAAAAAAATTTCAAAAGAACTTAACTACTGGCAGTTATTGGATAACCACATTTGGATGTCAAATGAACAAAGCTGATTCTGAAAGAATGGCTGGAACTTTAGAGAGAATGGGATATATCAGGGCAGATGATGAATTAAATGCGGATTTAGTCTTATACAATACATGCACTATTAGAGATAATGCAGAACAAAAAGTTTATAGTTTTCTAGGAAGACAAGCAAAAAGAAAACACAAAACACCCAGCTTAAAACTCGTTGTAGCAGGTTGTCTCGCGCAGCAAGAGGGAGAGTCCTTACTCAGAAGAGTACCAGAACTTGATCTTGTAATGGGACCTCAACACGTTAATAACCTTGAGAACTTACTAGGGAAAGTTGATTTGGGCCATCAAGTTGCGGCCACTGAGGAAACCTTCATTTCTGAAGACATAACAAGTGCAAGAAGAGAAAGCTCTATTTGTGGTTGGGTTAACATCATATATGGCTGTAATGAACGATGTTCATATTGTGTAGTACCTTCTGTCAGAGGAAAAGAGCAATCAAGATATCCAAATGCGATAAAAAGTGAGATACAAAAATTAGCTGATAAAAATTTTAAAGAAATTACTCTTTTGGGGCAGAACATTGATGCGTATGGTAGAGATCTTCCAGGAACAACAAAAGAGGGGAGGAAAGAAAATACTCTTACTGATCTTTTGTACTACATTCATGATGTCAAAGGAATTCGTAGAATAAGATTTGCCACGAGTCATCCAAGATATTTTTCAAAAAGATTAATTCAAGCTTGTTATGAACTTGATAAGGTCTGCGAACATTTTCATATTCCCTTCCAAAGTGGAAATGATGAAATCTTAAAGCAGATGTCTAGAGGATATACCATTAAAAAGTACAAAAAGATAATTGAAAATATAAGATCTTTAATGCCAGAAGCATCAATAACAGCAGACGCGATAGTTGCTTTCCCAGGAGAAACCGAACAACAATATCAAGATACATTGAGGCTAATTTCAGATATTGGCTTTGATCAAGTAAATACAGCAGCATATTCTCCAAGACCAAATACGCCAGCAGCAGTTTGGACTAATCAAATTCCTGAAGAAGTAAAAAAGGCTAGATTACAGGAAATTAATCGTTTAGTCGAGAAAACTGCCAGGATTAGAAACCAACGATACATTAATAGTGTTGAAAGTGTTCTAATTGAGGGTTTAAATCCAAAAAATTCTTCACAAATTATGGGTAGGACTAGAACAAATAGACTAACTTTCGTAGAGGTTCCCAATAACATGCAATTTAATTTTTCAATGGGAGAGGAGATAGATGTCAGAATTAATGAGGCAAGACCTTTTTCTTTAACAGGTGAACTTTGCTAATAATTTTTTCAAAATGATTAGTGAAAATAAAAAATGTATTGGATTAATATTTGGTGGCAATTCAAATGAACATGAAGTATCAATATCCTCTGCAAAGACGGTTTTTCAAGCCTTCAATTCAGAAATAAATAAACAACGCTTCACTGTTAAAGCCTTTTATATAGATAAATGTGGAGATTGGATTGATAGTGATATCTCAGTTAAGATCCTGTTTGGTGAAATTGAAAACAAAACAATAAAAAATCAAGAGACTTTTAACCCAAAAAAAATTAACTTCCTTGATGGAATAAAATTTCAAAATGTTGATATTTGGTTTCCTCTTCTACATGGACTTAATGGTGAAGATGGATCAATTCATGGATTACTAAAATTTACAAAAAAACCTTTTGTCGGATGCGGCATTCTTGGCTCTGCTTTAGGAATGGATAAAATATTGATGAAAACAATTTTCTCAAATCTAAAAATTCCCCAAGTTAATTATCTGGTTTTTCAAAACGAAGACCTAAGTAATAATGAAGTTAAAAAAAATTTAATTAGTGAAATAATAAAAAAATTAAATTTTCCTGTTTTTGTTAAACCATCTAACTCTGGATCATCTCTTGGCATCTCCAAAGTCATAAATGAATCAGAAATATTTGATGCCTTAGAAAAGGCTTGTGAAATAGATTCAAGAATTGTAGTAGAGGAAGGTTTAGAGGTAAGAGAGATTGAATGTGGAATAATTGGAAGTTCAAAACTCATAACTTCTGAGATAGGCGAAGTAAATTACGAGAGTGATTGGTATGATTACGATTCAAAATATAATTCAAATAATAAAATAACTATCCCAGCCGAAATAGATTCTAAAATTACCAACCAAATTAAGGAAATTGCTATTCAAAGTTGTAGAGCTTTAAATATTTTTGGTTTTGCAAGGGTAGATTTCTTTTTAGAAAAATCTTCAAATAAAATTTTGTTAAATGAAATAAACACAATTCCTGGTTTTACAAAAAACAGTATGTTCCCAATGCTTTGGAAAGCTTCGGGTTTAAATATTGAACAACTTGTGGCTAAACTGGTAGACATATCTCTAGATTTATAATTTCGAATCAAATGTTGCATGGACTTCTTTGGTTGCCATTACTCTTAATCTTCATTTTATTAACTGCTCTGGGATGGTTAGAAAGAAGACGACAAAATCTTTTTAGGATCTGGGCGAATGGTTCTGAACTTTGTAAGTTAGATAGTTCTGGTGCAGCTTCTTTAAAAGACGGGGAATTAAGATGGAGTGCATTTGAAGCTGGTACGTTTGAAGATAAAGATAGTTTCACAATCAAGAAACTTGAATTAGTTGAATTAATGGCCCTAACTTCAGGAGAAGCTCCTCTAACGAGTGAATCTCAAGGGAAGTGTAGATTGAGACTCGTAGGTGATGGGAAAGAGATGGATGTGCCATTTTCAGATGCAGAAAAGGCAAGAGAATGGATGGACCAATTAATGGAAAAAGCTCGATGTGATTTGTGAGAAAAAATACAGTAATCAATAATAGGCGCTTTTTATTTTTAATTTTCTTTTTATTTTCAACAAGCTTAATAAGCCTAAAAACCTTAAAAAATGTTAAAATTCAGGACATCAGAATTTCAGGAAGTGAAATATTCTCCCAGAATGATTTATTAGAGAATTCATCTTTAGAACTTCCAACAAGACTAATTTCTATAAAAACTAATTTTTTAGAAAAAGAGTTAAAACAGAATTTATCGCTAAAGAATGTTTCAGTCAGTAGGCAAATATTTCCTTTTGGTTTGAGGGTGCAAGTTAAAACAAGAACTCCAATAGCTTTTGGTGAGAGAATACTAAATAATGAAAAAATATTTGGTTTTATTGATAAAGATGGAATTTTCATAAATATACAAAACGCAGAAGAAATAGATTTGAGCAAGTTAAAAATAAAAGTTTTTGGTTGGAAAGAAGAATTTAAAAAAATATTATCTAAAATATTAAATGACCAGGAGAATTTTGAATTTGAGATAGTAAAAATAACTTTTTCACCAAATGGATTTCTAACTCTTGAGGAAAGAGATTTAAAAACAATATTCCTAGGATTCAAACCTAATTTAATCAACTATCAATTACAAATAATCAATAACCTAAAAAATGAATTTGGGAAAAATAATTTTTCTGAAAAAATAGATAATATTGATCTTACTGATCCAAACAAACCAAAAATAAAAGTGTTCAAACCCTAATATTTAGGATTGAATTTTAAATAATTTTTCTTAATTATTGTAGTGTTGGTGGGGGTTTAGCATTTTATACAAAATATTTATTAAATAAATATTTAAGGAATTTCCTCAACATTTTCCTACAGATGAGCTTAGTAAGTTCATAATGCACCCAATACTAGTATTAGATCCCTATTTAAGAGATGAGCTTCGGTAACAATCCAAACTTTGATCAATCAAAAGACATCCTTCCAAGTCAGAATGCCAAAATTGAAGTAATTGGCGTTGGTGGCGGTGGAAGTAATGCTGTAAACAGGATGATTGATAGCGACCTTGTTGGGGTTTCATTCAGAGTTCTCAATACTGATGCTCAAGCCTTACTACAATCCTCTGCAGAGCGAAGGGTACAGCTAGGTCAGAACTTAACAAGAGGTCTTGGAGCAGGTGGTAATCCAAGTATCGGTCAAAAGGCTGCAGAAGAATCTAGAGATGAGCTGCAACAATCACTAGAGGGATCTGACTTGGTATTCATTGCAGCAGGAATGGGTGGAGGTACTGGTACAGGAGCAGCTCCAGTTGTTGCTGAAGTGGCAAAGCAAAGCGGCGCATTAACTATTGGCATAGTAACTAAACCTTTTTCTTTCGAAGGTAAAAGAAGAATGCGACAAGCAGAAGAAGGAATCGCAAGATTGGCAGAGAATGTGGATACCCTTATTGTCATCCCAAATGACAGGTTAAAAGAAGTTTCTGCTGGTGCCTCTATTCAAGAAGCCTTTAGGAATGCTGATGATGTTCTAAGAATGGGAGTTAAAGGTATAAGTGAAGTAATTACCCGGCCAGGGGAGGTAAATCTTGACTTTGCTGATGTAAGATCTGTCATGACGGAAGCTGGTACAGCTCTACTTGGGATGGGTATTGGCTCTGGTCGATCTAGAGCCATAGAGGCTGCTCAAGCTGCAATTAATAGTCCCTTATTAGAAGCAGGAAGAATTGATGGAGCTAAAGGTTGCTTAATAAACATCACTGGAGGGATAGATTTAACACTTGACGATGTAAATTCTGTTGGAGAGGTTATTAGTGATGTCGTAGATCAAGATGCAAACATAATAGTAGGTCAAGCCGTTGACGAAACAATGGAAGGCGAGATACAGGTTACGGTCATTGCAACAGGTTTCGATACTAACCAACCATTGAAGCAACAAAGAATTAAAAACAGATTATCTAATCAATCTTTTTATAATGTTTCCGACAACAAAGAAACAGGAGCTAATATTCCAGAATTTTTGAGATTAAGGCAAAGTAAGAAAGATATAGATTAATTGATAGTTAAAATAGAGTGACTCGGTTATCTCGCCTGCCTCAAGCATCCCTTGTGGCTGCTACCTTCCGGTCCTGACCAGGTTTAGGCGTTAAAACCGCGAAAGGCCGAGTCAGTGATATATTAGCAATTCTTGATCAAAAAAGATACATAAATACTTATGCTACCTTCAGAACTTATTAAGTATAAAGAAAATTCTCAAAGAATTATTGCATTAACTGCATGGGATTCCATATCAGGTTCAATTGTGGAACAAGCTAATGTTGATCTTGTTTTGGTAGGAGATTCCCTAGCAATGGTCTGTTTAGGATACAAATCTACATTGCCATTATCTCTGGAAAATATAATTTATCATACTAATGCTGTTACTAGAGGGTTTAAAAAGAAAATTGAAGAACAACCTCTAGTTGTTTGCGATATGCCTTTTTTGACTTACCAATGTGGAGAGGATAAAGCTGTAGAGTATGCAGGAAAAATTATTCAAAGCACTTGTGCAAAAGCTGTAAAAGTTGAAGGGGCTGAACCAGAAATCCAAAAGGTTATTTCTAGATTAATAAGAATGGGAATCCCCGTAATGGGTCATATAGGTCTTACACCACAAAGCTATTTAAATCTGGGATTAAAGAAACAGGGAGAAAGCTTAGAGAGCAGAGATAAAATAAAAAGAGAGGCCTCTATTCTTGAAAAATTAGGATGTTTTTCAATAGTTCTTGAACATATTCCTGAGTTGCTTGCCAAAGAGATACAAAATAACTTAAAAATTCCCACAATAGGGATTGGTGCAGGTATTTATTGCGATGGGCAAGTAAGAGTTACTGCAGATTTGTTAGGCCTTAATGACAATCAACCACCATTTTGCCAACCTGTTATTCAAGGAAAGATGTTGTTTAGGGATAAATTAAAAGAATGGGTAGCCTCTGAAAGACTTAATTAACCTCATCCCACCACTTAAACATAGAAATAAGAATTTGGTTGCTTAGCTCCATTCCTTTTGGATCACTTAAAAAAAATCTATTTCCCTCCTTTACTAATAATCCACTTTCAAGAAATTTTTCCCATTCTTCAAGCAATTTACTAAAGTTATTTTCAAATTTTTTGGTTTCCCAGTTTTGTTCTTTAAATAATCTATAAATATCTATCCCCTCTTTAAGTCTTAATCCTAACATTATTTTCTCATCAAGTTCTTTATAGACAAATTCATTATTTAAAAGAGATGAATCTAAATAAAGTTCGCATTGCCTAATTACCCATTCTTTATATTCCTTACTAACTCTTGGTCTAGTAAATTGTTTTCCCCAAGGTGAACTAGTGGAACCTTGCCCAAAACTCCACCAACCAAACCCACGCCAATAAACTCTATTATGTCTCGATTGATGCCCCGGTAGAGAATAGTTTGAAATTTCATATCTTGAGTAACCTGATTTTTTTAATATTAAATTAGTTGATTCACTATTTCTAAAAGCTTCTTCATCACTTGGAAGTTTTAATTGTCCTAAATTATCTAATTTTTTAAAAACAGTTCCATTTTCAATATTTAAATCGTAAATAGATATGTGCGGTGGAGAAAACGTAATTGTTTTTTTTAAGTCATCTTGCCATTCTTTAAAACCACTAAGTGGCAAGTTTTGAATTAAATCTAAGCTCCAGCTTTTTATCAATCCAGAATCATATACTCTTTTCAACCATAAGCAAGATATTTCAGCATCATCTTTCAAATGCCGCCTTCCCGACTTTTGCAGTACATGATTATTAAAACTTTGTACTCCAAGACTAAATCTATTTATCCCAGCATTGATGAATCCATAAAGATCATCTTGATTAAAACTAGCTGGGTCAACCTCCATAGTAATTTCAGCACCATAGTCAATTCCATAATTTTCTTTAAAGAGATCAATTAACTCTTTGATTTGTACAGGATCTAAAATTGATGGCGTACCACCACCTATATAAATTGTCGAAAGAGGTGATTTATGCTTAATTGACAATATTTCTTTGTATAAAAAATTTAAATATTCTTTTACAGTTTTACTTCCATAACCTTGTAAAGTTTCGACTTTGTTTCCTAGCGGAATAACTGCAAAGTCACAATAAAAACACCTTCGATGGCAAAAAGGAATGTGTACATAAGCACTTCTTGGCAACTTACTCATAATTTAAATACATTTTTAAGCTCCAAAAAAGTATGAAGGATCGAAAAAAATAAAATCCTTATTTACTCAATTAGTAAATCCTAGTAGATTATAGATATGACAGATATCTTAGTATTAATTTTATTTGTATTATCTGGGGCAGCTTCAGGATGGCTTGGAGTAGATTTGCTGCCAGTAGACACACTTAAACAGGTGTCTAACGTAGAGGGTTTTAGGATTGTTTTAGCAATAATAGGTTTCTTTATAGGATTAGCAGCTGGTTTTGTTTTCCTTCAACTTAGAAAAACGTTTCTTGATCAAATAAGGACAATGCCAACAGATCTATTAATAAGTAGATCTGTTGGATTAATTTTAGGGTTACTTGTTGCGAATCTTCTTCTTGCACC contains:
- the panB gene encoding 3-methyl-2-oxobutanoate hydroxymethyltransferase, with product MLPSELIKYKENSQRIIALTAWDSISGSIVEQANVDLVLVGDSLAMVCLGYKSTLPLSLENIIYHTNAVTRGFKKKIEEQPLVVCDMPFLTYQCGEDKAVEYAGKIIQSTCAKAVKVEGAEPEIQKVISRLIRMGIPVMGHIGLTPQSYLNLGLKKQGESLESRDKIKREASILEKLGCFSIVLEHIPELLAKEIQNNLKIPTIGIGAGIYCDGQVRVTADLLGLNDNQPPFCQPVIQGKMLFRDKLKEWVASERLN
- the hemW gene encoding radical SAM family heme chaperone HemW, with the translated sequence MSKLPRSAYVHIPFCHRRCFYCDFAVIPLGNKVETLQGYGSKTVKEYLNFLYKEILSIKHKSPLSTIYIGGGTPSILDPVQIKELIDLFKENYGIDYGAEITMEVDPASFNQDDLYGFINAGINRFSLGVQSFNNHVLQKSGRRHLKDDAEISCLWLKRVYDSGLIKSWSLDLIQNLPLSGFKEWQDDLKKTITFSPPHISIYDLNIENGTVFKKLDNLGQLKLPSDEEAFRNSESTNLILKKSGYSRYEISNYSLPGHQSRHNRVYWRGFGWWSFGQGSTSSPWGKQFTRPRVSKEYKEWVIRQCELYLDSSLLNNEFVYKELDEKIMLGLRLKEGIDIYRLFKEQNWETKKFENNFSKLLEEWEKFLESGLLVKEGNRFFLSDPKGMELSNQILISMFKWWDEVN